In a genomic window of Diabrotica undecimpunctata isolate CICGRU chromosome 2, icDiaUnde3, whole genome shotgun sequence:
- the LOC140433887 gene encoding uncharacterized protein, with the protein MEEVIHELKNANMDIVVLTETKKKGTGTETVNNYTHIFSGIPKHQRAKRGVSVMIHKKFKHKITDFETIDENIIRVNININKDEFFEKLNDIITNIGKSRELIILGDLNSRVGQRINSKVIGPYGEINLNDNGERLIQVCQSHTLRIMNGFYKHKDIHKYTWVQHTRNLKSIIDYVIVKQSTTLKVNDVRVLRGPTCGSDHYIVRTKMVFPFKSNKDNNVNEEPQQTEVITNKRYNLNSLINESTRNLYQHRLDEKLLHNIEDQSVEQIYENITSSIKEAAEEAIGLKTNSASKKLWWNQEIEELKFI; encoded by the exons ATGGAAGAAGTTATTCATGAACTGAAAAACGCCAACATGGATATAGTAGTCTTGACGGAGACTAAGAAAAAAGGAACTGGCACAGAAACTGTAAATAACTATACACACATATTCAGTGGCATCCCAAAACACCAAAGAGCAAAGAGAGGAGTCTCTGTAATGATACACAAAAAATTCAAACACAAAATAACTGATTTCGAGACAATCGACGAAAACATCATACGtgttaatatcaacataaataaggacgagtttttcgaaaaattgaaCGACATAATCACCAACATAGGAAAGTCACGAGAACTGATAATACTGGGAGATCTGAATAGCCGGGTGGGTCAAAGAATAAACAGTAAGGTGATCGGTCCCTACGGTGAAATAAACCTGAATGACAATGGAGAAAGGCTGATCCAAGTGTGTCAGAGTCATACTCTGAGAATAATGAACGGCTTCTATAAACACAAGGATATTCACAAATACACATGGGTACAACATACAAGGAATCTAAAATCGATCATTGACTATGTAATAGTCAAACAAAGCACTACCTTAAAAGTGAATGATGTAAGAGTACTTAGAGGACCGACGTGTGGTTCCGACCACTATATAGTTAGGACAAAAATGGTATTTCCTTTTAAATCTAACAAGGACAATAACGTTAATGAGGAACCTCAACAAACAGAAGTGATAACGAACAAACGATATAACTTAAACAGCCTTATCAACGAAAGCACAAGAAACCTATACCAGCACAGATTAGACGAAAAGTTGCTACATAATATAGAAGACCAGTCAGTAGAACAAATTTACGAAAACATAACGAGTAGCATCAAAGAAGCAGCAGAGGAGGCCATTGGACTAAAAACTAATTCCGCTAGTAAAAAACTTTGGTGGaatcaagaaattgaagaacta AAGTTCATCTGA